One genomic segment of Methanothermobacter wolfeii includes these proteins:
- a CDS encoding putative RNA uridine N3 methyltransferase yields MNELDLSIFIPDSLTAETKDLKLKTYKVGLIARAASIFGVKRIVIYRDGADGEARFIRDILSYMDTPQYLRRKVFPIMKELKHVGILPPLRTPHHPTGKPVTGEYRQGLTVKRVKKGTLVDIGADKLALCREKLSVNRVMSFRITRMGKEIQIEPDEPEDTYWGYEVLDTRRDIAKSLKTVDADVVIATSRYASPITSILNEVKSKMDGARKVTILFGGPYRGLPEVRADINVNTIPGQCTETVRTEEAVMATLSIFNMLTQIDEPIGNDVRR; encoded by the coding sequence ATGAATGAATTAGATTTGTCCATATTCATCCCGGATTCACTGACAGCGGAAACAAAGGATCTTAAACTTAAGACCTACAAGGTGGGTCTTATTGCAAGGGCCGCTTCAATATTCGGGGTTAAGCGCATTGTGATCTATCGCGATGGTGCAGATGGAGAGGCAAGGTTTATTAGGGATATCCTATCTTATATGGATACACCTCAATACCTTCGAAGGAAGGTTTTCCCGATAATGAAGGAGTTGAAACATGTGGGGATACTCCCACCTCTGAGAACTCCTCATCACCCAACTGGAAAGCCGGTTACGGGAGAGTACAGACAGGGTCTCACAGTTAAAAGGGTAAAAAAAGGAACTCTTGTGGATATCGGCGCAGATAAACTTGCACTGTGCAGAGAAAAACTCAGCGTAAACAGGGTAATGAGTTTCCGGATCACCAGGATGGGTAAGGAAATACAGATAGAGCCAGATGAACCAGAGGACACCTACTGGGGATATGAGGTACTGGATACCCGCAGGGATATCGCAAAAAGCCTTAAAACAGTAGACGCGGATGTTGTGATCGCAACATCCAGGTATGCTTCGCCCATTACTTCTATTCTTAATGAAGTAAAGTCAAAGATGGATGGGGCGCGGAAAGTGACCATCCTGTTTGGCGGTCCTTACAGGGGATTACCAGAGGTCAGGGCAGACATAAATGTCAACACCATTCCAGGACAGTGCACGGAGACTGTAAGGACTGAAGAGGCCGTTATGGCTACTCTTTCAATATTTAACATGCTAACTCAGATTGATGAACCCATAGGAAATGATGTAAGGAGGTAA
- the rpl3p gene encoding 50S ribosomal protein L3, producing the protein MARHHQPRKGSVAFSPRKRAARETPRVKSWPSVDEPGLLALAGYKAGMTHVMMIDNRKNSPTEGMEVSTPVTILEVPPLTVMAVRAYEKTSRGLKTLGEVLAKSTKDDLRRKLTPPAEDYDQEAAIEKIRSNMEHVADVRVIVHTNPRLASVPKKKPEVFECGLGGKTPEEKFEYALEVLGKDIRASEIFTEGAFVDAIAVTKGKGFQGPVKRWGIRIQYGKAARSSKGRHIGSLSPWTPSRTMWTVPQAGQMGYHRRTEYNKQILKIGDAEEADHVNPKGGFVRYGLVKNDYIMVKGSVPGPTKRLVVLRKAIRAAGKQEEAPQINYISTASKQGV; encoded by the coding sequence ATGGCTAGACATCATCAACCAAGAAAAGGATCAGTTGCATTCAGTCCAAGAAAAAGGGCGGCAAGGGAAACCCCTAGGGTCAAGTCATGGCCCAGTGTGGATGAGCCGGGATTGCTTGCCCTGGCAGGCTACAAGGCAGGGATGACCCATGTCATGATGATTGACAACAGAAAGAATTCCCCCACAGAGGGAATGGAAGTCTCCACACCTGTAACCATCCTTGAGGTACCGCCACTTACCGTCATGGCTGTAAGGGCCTATGAAAAGACAAGCAGAGGACTTAAAACCCTCGGGGAAGTCCTTGCAAAGAGTACCAAGGATGATCTCAGGAGGAAACTCACCCCGCCTGCAGAGGACTATGACCAGGAAGCTGCAATTGAGAAGATAAGGTCAAACATGGAACACGTGGCAGACGTAAGGGTTATAGTTCACACAAACCCCAGGCTTGCAAGCGTGCCTAAAAAGAAACCCGAAGTATTCGAATGCGGTCTCGGAGGAAAGACACCTGAAGAGAAATTTGAATACGCCCTCGAAGTCCTTGGAAAGGACATCAGGGCATCAGAGATATTCACAGAGGGAGCCTTTGTTGATGCAATAGCAGTCACAAAGGGTAAAGGATTCCAGGGCCCTGTTAAGAGATGGGGTATAAGGATACAGTACGGTAAGGCTGCAAGGAGCAGTAAGGGAAGACACATAGGTTCATTGAGTCCATGGACACCATCAAGGACAATGTGGACCGTCCCCCAGGCCGGTCAGATGGGTTACCACAGAAGGACAGAGTACAACAAACAGATACTCAAGATAGGAGATGCTGAAGAAGCAGACCATGTAAACCCGAAGGGAGGCTTTGTAAGGTACGGTCTTGTGAAGAACGATTATATTATGGTTAAGGGGTCAGTACCGGGCCCGACCAAGAGGCTTGTGGTACTCAGGAAGGCAATAAGGGCTGCCGGTAAACAGGAGGAGGCACCCCAGATCAACTACATCAGCACAGCATCAAAACAAGGAGTATAA
- the rpl4p gene encoding 50S ribosomal protein L4: MKIKVYSLEGEAIDEMELPEIFNEEFRPDVIKRAVISAQTARVQPWGPDPMAGKRTSAKSYGAGRGVAMVPRIKNGSRAAFVPQAVGGRRAHPPRPQKNYHERINRKERRLAIRSAIAATARRDLVEARGHRIENLPQVPLVVNDELSKIKRTADTREVFRKLGIMDDIVKAKEGKKIRAGKGKMRGRKYRSPKGPLIVVGEDRGIALGARNHPGVDVVTVENLNAELLAPGTHPGRLTIFTRSAIEKLEGLFQ, from the coding sequence ATGAAGATCAAGGTTTATTCCCTGGAAGGTGAAGCCATAGACGAAATGGAACTTCCTGAAATATTCAATGAAGAGTTCAGACCAGACGTGATAAAGAGGGCTGTTATCTCGGCACAGACAGCAAGGGTACAGCCCTGGGGACCTGACCCGATGGCAGGTAAAAGGACTTCAGCAAAGTCCTACGGTGCCGGACGCGGTGTTGCCATGGTTCCACGTATAAAGAACGGTTCAAGGGCAGCGTTCGTCCCGCAGGCCGTTGGAGGTAGAAGGGCCCATCCACCAAGACCACAGAAGAACTACCATGAAAGGATAAACAGGAAGGAAAGGAGACTGGCCATAAGATCAGCAATAGCCGCAACAGCACGAAGGGACCTTGTTGAGGCAAGGGGTCACAGGATAGAGAACCTGCCCCAGGTCCCCCTGGTGGTTAACGATGAACTCTCAAAGATTAAAAGGACAGCTGATACAAGGGAAGTCTTCAGGAAGCTGGGCATCATGGATGACATAGTAAAGGCAAAGGAAGGTAAAAAGATCCGCGCAGGTAAGGGAAAGATGAGGGGAAGGAAATACAGGTCACCAAAAGGACCCCTCATAGTGGTCGGTGAGGATAGGGGTATAGCACTCGGTGCAAGAAACCACCCCGGCGTCGATGTTGTAACGGTTGAAAACCTCAATGCAGAACTCCTTGCCCCCGGAACCCACCCTGGAAGGCTCACCATCTTTACAAGATCAGCGATAGAAAAACTTGAGGGACTGTTCCAGTAA
- a CDS encoding 50S ribosomal protein L23 has translation MDPYAVIVKPHVTEKSMNLIDQNNELAFVVMRKSTKKDIRRAFEELFAVKVERVNTQVTPKGHKLAYIKLAKEHSAEDIAVKLGVF, from the coding sequence ATGGATCCATATGCTGTTATTGTAAAACCACATGTCACAGAAAAGAGCATGAACCTTATAGATCAGAACAATGAACTGGCATTCGTGGTTATGAGGAAAAGCACAAAGAAGGACATAAGAAGGGCCTTTGAGGAACTCTTCGCGGTTAAGGTTGAGAGGGTTAACACACAGGTAACCCCCAAGGGCCATAAACTCGCCTACATAAAACTGGCAAAGGAACACAGTGCAGAGGACATAGCCGTTAAACTGGGAGTATTCTAA
- a CDS encoding 50S ribosomal protein L2, whose translation MGKRLISQRRGRGTPTYRSASHRFKGKIKYRAYDSLESEGSLKGSVVDIMHDPGRTAPVALVKFENGEKNLILAPEGLVLKDEVECGAGAKVKPGNSLPLSQIPEGTPIYNIENRPGDGGKLVRSSGTYASLITHDADKAVIELPSGELKALNPQCRATVGVVAGGGRREKPFLKAGKKYHALRAKGKKSVRVRGVAMNAVDHPHGGGNRQHPGRPTTVSRHAPPGRKVGSIAARRTGKRR comes from the coding sequence ATGGGAAAAAGATTAATATCACAGAGGAGAGGAAGGGGGACTCCTACTTACAGAAGCGCATCCCACCGTTTCAAGGGGAAAATAAAATACAGGGCCTACGACTCCCTTGAGAGTGAGGGAAGCCTTAAGGGGAGTGTTGTTGACATAATGCACGACCCGGGCCGAACAGCCCCTGTAGCCCTTGTTAAATTTGAGAATGGTGAGAAGAACCTTATACTTGCCCCTGAAGGACTTGTACTCAAGGATGAAGTTGAATGCGGTGCCGGGGCAAAGGTAAAACCCGGGAACTCACTTCCACTCAGCCAGATCCCTGAGGGGACACCCATATACAATATTGAGAACAGGCCAGGGGACGGAGGAAAACTTGTGAGGTCCTCAGGTACATATGCTTCTCTAATCACCCATGATGCTGACAAGGCAGTGATTGAACTCCCATCAGGTGAACTCAAGGCACTGAACCCCCAGTGCAGGGCCACCGTTGGTGTTGTTGCTGGAGGAGGACGAAGGGAGAAACCATTCCTGAAGGCCGGTAAGAAGTACCATGCCCTCAGGGCAAAGGGTAAGAAGTCTGTCAGGGTCAGGGGTGTTGCAATGAACGCAGTCGACCATCCTCATGGTGGTGGAAACAGACAGCACCCAGGAAGGCCAACAACTGTTTCAAGGCATGCTCCTCCAGGAAGAAAGGTTGGTTCAATAGCTGCCAGAAGAACAGGGAAAAGGAGATAA
- the rpsS gene encoding 30S ribosomal protein S19, whose translation MARKEFRYRGYTLEELQEMPLDDVIKLFPSRQRRSLKRGFLPRQKKVLEKIRKIKKEGKTEGRPPVIRTHCRDMIVLPEMVGMTFGIHNGNEFVEVTIQPEMIGCYFGEFAPTRKKVEHGDPGMGATRSSMFVPLK comes from the coding sequence TTGGCACGTAAAGAATTCAGGTATCGTGGCTACACCCTGGAAGAACTGCAGGAGATGCCACTTGACGATGTTATAAAATTGTTCCCATCAAGGCAGAGAAGGTCCCTTAAAAGGGGATTCCTGCCAAGGCAGAAGAAGGTACTCGAGAAGATAAGGAAAATAAAGAAGGAAGGAAAAACCGAGGGAAGACCCCCTGTAATCAGGACACACTGCAGGGACATGATAGTGTTGCCTGAAATGGTTGGCATGACCTTTGGAATCCACAACGGCAATGAATTCGTTGAGGTCACAATCCAGCCTGAAATGATCGGCTGTTACTTCGGTGAATTCGCACCCACAAGGAAGAAGGTTGAGCACGGAGATCCCGGTATGGGAGCTACCAGATCATCAATGTTCGTGCCTCTTAAATAA
- the rplV gene encoding 50S ribosomal protein L22, with protein sequence MAKVKYAYKDEDKSRTARASATQLKISPKHAVEICREIRGMEVEKARKYLEEVINMERPVAFKRYNRKVGHRRGLTGWASGRYPVKAATHILKVLENAEANAEYKGLDTEKLRIIHISSHRGPVIRGWIPRAFGRATPFNTPTTHVQIVLGEA encoded by the coding sequence ATGGCTAAGGTTAAATACGCTTATAAAGATGAAGATAAGTCCAGAACAGCCAGGGCGTCAGCAACTCAGCTTAAAATTTCACCAAAGCACGCAGTGGAGATCTGCAGGGAGATCAGAGGAATGGAAGTGGAGAAGGCAAGGAAGTACCTTGAAGAGGTCATCAACATGGAGCGACCGGTGGCATTCAAGAGATACAACCGGAAGGTGGGCCACAGGAGGGGCCTTACAGGATGGGCCAGCGGCCGCTACCCTGTAAAGGCAGCGACCCATATACTGAAGGTCCTGGAAAATGCCGAGGCAAATGCAGAGTACAAGGGACTTGACACAGAGAAGCTAAGGATAATCCACATATCCAGCCACAGAGGACCTGTGATAAGGGGCTGGATACCGAGGGCCTTTGGAAGAGCAACACCATTCAACACACCAACAACACACGTTCAGATAGTTCTGGGGGAGGCGTAG
- a CDS encoding 30S ribosomal protein S3, whose product MIEKDFVVEGLRRTRIDEFLEKELERAGYGGMDVQVTPMGTMVVVYAERPGMVIGRGGKTVRTITQKLKNKFDLENPQVEVKEVDVPELNPKIMAHKIAAMLQRGMHFRRVAYTTMRRIMAAGAQGVEVTISGKIRGARSATAKFTDGYIKKCGEPSTKHVREGFATVQLKPGVLGVYVRIMPPDVVLPDKVDIEAPKVQEAPSEEPVDEIQDLEEVYELEDIEELEELEDIEELEELEDIEELEEELEAEEEAETQDEDGEESEK is encoded by the coding sequence TTGATAGAAAAGGATTTTGTCGTCGAGGGTCTCAGAAGAACAAGGATAGATGAATTCCTGGAAAAGGAGCTTGAAAGGGCCGGCTACGGTGGCATGGACGTCCAGGTCACACCCATGGGTACCATGGTCGTGGTCTACGCTGAAAGGCCTGGTATGGTCATAGGTCGTGGAGGTAAGACAGTGAGGACCATAACCCAGAAACTCAAAAACAAGTTCGACCTCGAAAACCCCCAGGTTGAGGTCAAGGAGGTTGATGTCCCTGAACTCAACCCCAAGATAATGGCCCACAAGATAGCAGCCATGCTCCAGAGGGGAATGCACTTCAGGAGGGTTGCCTACACCACAATGAGGAGGATAATGGCCGCAGGCGCCCAGGGAGTTGAAGTGACCATTTCAGGTAAGATAAGGGGCGCCCGTTCAGCAACAGCAAAGTTCACTGATGGATACATAAAGAAATGCGGTGAACCATCAACAAAGCATGTAAGGGAAGGATTCGCCACTGTGCAGCTTAAACCAGGAGTTCTTGGAGTATACGTACGCATAATGCCTCCAGATGTTGTTCTTCCAGACAAGGTGGACATAGAAGCCCCAAAGGTTCAGGAAGCTCCTTCAGAGGAACCTGTGGATGAGATCCAGGACCTTGAAGAGGTCTATGAGCTTGAGGATATCGAGGAACTTGAAGAGCTTGAGGACATTGAGGAACTTGAAGAGCTTGAGGACATTGAGGAACTTGAAGAGGAACTTGAGGCCGAAGAGGAAGCAGAGACACAGGACGAAGATGGTGAAGAATCTGAAAAATAA
- the rpmC gene encoding 50S ribosomal protein L29, with product MAILRSEEIREMEREEIQKKLDELKAEYARYISKSAAAGVHENPGKMREIRRTIARVLTIMNEK from the coding sequence ATGGCAATACTTAGGAGCGAAGAGATAAGGGAAATGGAAAGGGAGGAAATCCAGAAGAAACTGGATGAACTCAAAGCAGAATACGCCCGATACATTTCCAAGAGCGCCGCCGCCGGTGTTCATGAGAACCCCGGCAAGATGAGGGAAATCCGAAGAACAATAGCCCGTGTTCTCACCATCATGAATGAAAAATAG
- the yciH gene encoding stress response translation initiation inhibitor YciH codes for MKICDVCGLPEELCVCEEIAREVQTLKVYTVRRRFGKLMTIIEGIDEHDIDIRELTKILKAKCACGGTAKKGQIELQGDHKKKVKEVLAEMGFSSDTIEIR; via the coding sequence ATGAAAATCTGCGATGTATGCGGTCTTCCGGAAGAACTTTGCGTATGCGAGGAAATAGCACGCGAAGTTCAGACACTGAAGGTTTACACAGTAAGACGAAGATTCGGTAAATTGATGACCATCATCGAGGGCATCGACGAACACGATATAGACATAAGGGAACTTACAAAGATACTCAAGGCAAAATGTGCCTGTGGCGGCACCGCCAAGAAGGGCCAGATAGAACTTCAGGGGGACCATAAGAAGAAGGTCAAGGAAGTTCTTGCTGAAATGGGCTTTTCATCAGATACAATCGAGATAAGGTAG
- the rnp1 gene encoding ribonuclease P protein component 1: MITPRNIFRHELIGLSVTVARSVHRDIQGISGRVVDETRNTLRIEMGDGREITVPKKIAIFHFITPQGEVVEIDGRALVARPEERIKKKFRKP, translated from the coding sequence TTGATAACCCCCCGGAATATTTTCAGACATGAACTTATTGGCCTTTCTGTTACGGTAGCTAGAAGTGTTCACAGGGACATTCAGGGGATATCTGGAAGAGTCGTGGATGAAACCAGGAATACCCTTAGAATTGAGATGGGGGATGGCAGGGAAATAACGGTTCCAAAGAAAATAGCCATCTTCCATTTCATAACACCGCAGGGTGAAGTGGTTGAAATTGATGGTAGAGCTCTGGTGGCTCGTCCTGAGGAGAGAATAAAGAAGAAATTTAGAAAACCATAG
- a CDS encoding 30S ribosomal protein S17: MVGIDVPEPKSKCSDPNCPFHGDLPLRGQILEGTVVSDKAERTVTVERSFYKFIRKYERYEKRKSKIKAHKPDCIEVNLGDTVKIAECRPLSKTKNFVVVEVKGED; encoded by the coding sequence ATGGTTGGCATTGATGTTCCAGAACCTAAATCTAAATGTAGTGATCCTAACTGTCCTTTCCATGGGGACCTCCCTCTGAGGGGTCAGATACTGGAAGGAACTGTAGTCAGTGACAAGGCAGAAAGGACAGTTACGGTTGAAAGGAGTTTCTACAAATTTATACGCAAATATGAGAGATACGAAAAGAGAAAATCCAAGATTAAAGCCCACAAACCTGACTGTATAGAGGTTAACCTGGGGGACACAGTAAAGATTGCTGAGTGCAGACCCCTGAGCAAGACAAAGAACTTTGTGGTTGTTGAGGTTAAGGGGGAAGACTGA
- a CDS encoding 50S ribosomal protein L14: MKAITSKVTRALPVGARLQCVDNTGAREVEIISVRGYKGVRRRLAAAGVGDMVVVSVKKGTVDMRREVLNAVVVRQKKEYRRPDGLRVKFEDNAAVIVSPEGVLKGSEIRGPVAKEAADRWPSVGSAASIIV; encoded by the coding sequence ATGAAGGCAATTACATCCAAGGTTACCCGTGCATTACCTGTAGGCGCCAGACTTCAGTGCGTTGACAACACCGGTGCAAGGGAAGTTGAGATAATATCTGTCAGGGGATACAAGGGTGTCCGCAGAAGACTGGCAGCAGCCGGTGTAGGTGACATGGTTGTGGTCTCTGTAAAGAAGGGAACGGTTGACATGAGGAGAGAAGTCCTCAACGCTGTTGTCGTAAGACAGAAAAAGGAATACAGGAGACCTGATGGTTTAAGGGTGAAATTCGAGGACAACGCTGCAGTTATAGTGAGCCCTGAGGGTGTCCTTAAGGGTTCAGAGATAAGGGGTCCTGTTGCAAAGGAGGCAGCAGACAGGTGGCCCAGTGTGGGAAGCGCAGCCAGCATAATAGTGTAA
- the rplX gene encoding 50S ribosomal protein L24 encodes MSKQPRKQRKYIYEAPLHARRKMMSANLSRELREEYGRRSLPLRKGDKVEVLRGDFKGHEGKVEKVDLKRYRVYVEGATIQKVDGTSVYFPIHPSNLRIVDLNLDDEKRIQILERKG; translated from the coding sequence ATGTCAAAACAGCCCAGAAAACAGAGGAAATATATTTATGAAGCACCGTTACATGCTCGCCGCAAGATGATGAGCGCTAACCTCAGCAGGGAACTGAGGGAAGAATACGGTAGAAGGTCCCTGCCACTGAGGAAGGGGGACAAGGTTGAAGTCCTCCGCGGCGACTTCAAGGGACACGAAGGCAAAGTGGAAAAGGTGGATCTCAAGAGATACAGGGTTTATGTTGAGGGAGCAACAATCCAGAAGGTTGACGGGACATCAGTTTACTTTCCGATACACCCCTCAAACCTGAGGATAGTGGATCTTAACCTTGATGATGAAAAGAGGATTCAAATCTTAGAACGGAAGGGATAA
- a CDS encoding 30S ribosomal protein S4e, translating into MAIMASRKHLKRFKAPSHWPIHPKEYKWTVKPSPGPHAIESSLPLLVIVRDILGIADNAREARKIINSGEILVDGRPRKNYKFPVGFMDVVTIPKTGGMYRVLPDERGRLVLHEIDEEKASFKLCKIINKTTLKGGRTQLNMHDGRNCLSENEFRVGDVVKLSIPDQEILERIPFEKGSLGLVTGGRHTGEIGRIKKINITRSSMPNTTVIETADKKTFLTLKDYVFVIGRDESVISLPGGK; encoded by the coding sequence ATGGCAATAATGGCATCACGAAAACATCTTAAACGTTTCAAAGCACCAAGTCACTGGCCCATTCATCCCAAGGAGTACAAATGGACGGTTAAACCATCACCCGGGCCCCACGCCATTGAAAGCTCACTGCCCCTCCTTGTGATTGTAAGGGATATTCTTGGAATTGCAGACAATGCCAGGGAAGCAAGGAAGATCATAAACAGCGGTGAGATCCTGGTGGATGGAAGGCCAAGGAAGAACTACAAGTTCCCGGTCGGGTTCATGGACGTTGTGACCATACCTAAAACAGGTGGAATGTACAGGGTCCTGCCTGATGAGAGGGGAAGGCTGGTTCTCCATGAGATCGACGAGGAGAAGGCTTCCTTTAAACTGTGCAAGATAATCAACAAGACAACCCTCAAGGGTGGTAGGACACAGCTGAACATGCACGACGGTCGAAACTGCCTTTCAGAGAATGAATTCAGGGTTGGAGATGTTGTTAAACTATCCATACCTGACCAGGAGATCCTTGAAAGGATACCCTTCGAGAAGGGCAGCCTAGGACTTGTTACAGGCGGTAGGCACACAGGTGAGATCGGCAGGATCAAGAAGATAAACATAACAAGGTCATCCATGCCAAATACCACCGTTATTGAGACAGCTGATAAGAAGACATTCCTAACACTCAAGGATTACGTCTTTGTCATCGGAAGGGATGAATCAGTGATTTCACTTCCAGGAGGGAAATAG
- a CDS encoding 50S ribosomal protein L5: MNPMEEVRIFKVTLNIGVGEGGERLARAERLLEEMTGQKPVRTHSKVTNPEFGIRKKQPIACKVTLRGEKAERILKMFLEGIGNKLKARQFDEYGNVSMGIDEHIDIPGMKYDPEIGIFGMNLSVTFEKPGHRIKRRRIQRRKVPEKHRVSREEAMEFMKNRFQVKIV, encoded by the coding sequence ATGAACCCGATGGAGGAAGTAAGGATATTCAAGGTCACCCTCAACATAGGTGTAGGTGAAGGGGGTGAAAGGCTTGCAAGGGCTGAGAGACTCCTCGAGGAGATGACAGGCCAGAAACCCGTGAGGACACACTCAAAGGTCACAAACCCCGAGTTCGGTATAAGGAAGAAACAGCCCATTGCATGTAAGGTCACTCTCCGTGGTGAAAAGGCCGAAAGGATACTTAAAATGTTCCTTGAAGGAATAGGGAACAAGTTAAAGGCCAGACAGTTTGATGAGTACGGTAATGTTTCAATGGGAATTGATGAACACATTGACATACCTGGGATGAAGTACGACCCGGAAATAGGGATATTCGGTATGAACCTCTCTGTGACATTTGAAAAACCAGGTCACAGGATAAAGAGGAGACGAATACAGCGCAGGAAGGTTCCTGAAAAGCACAGGGTCAGCCGTGAAGAGGCAATGGAATTCATGAAGAACAGATTCCAGGTTAAAATAGTTTGA
- a CDS encoding 30S ribosomal protein S14, translating to MIVLPRKYGKASRKCSRCGDHSALVRRYGLMLCRQCFRELAPKIGFKKYN from the coding sequence GTGATTGTATTGCCAAGGAAATATGGAAAGGCATCAAGGAAATGCTCAAGATGCGGGGACCACTCTGCCCTGGTCAGAAGATACGGGTTAATGCTGTGCAGGCAGTGCTTCAGGGAACTTGCCCCGAAGATCGGATTTAAAAAGTATAACTAA
- a CDS encoding 30S ribosomal protein S8, which yields MTLMDPLANALTNIRNNEIRGNVRCRITPASKLIGRVLRTMQKEGYIGEFEYVDDGRAGKFIVELEGNINQCGVIKPRHAVKKDEFEKFEKRYLPAKNFGIIIVSTPEGIMTHKEAKDRGIGGRLLAYVY from the coding sequence GTGACTCTTATGGATCCTCTTGCAAACGCCCTGACAAACATAAGGAACAATGAGATAAGGGGTAACGTCAGGTGCAGGATAACCCCTGCCTCAAAGCTGATAGGGCGTGTGTTAAGGACAATGCAGAAGGAAGGCTACATCGGGGAATTCGAATACGTTGATGATGGCAGAGCAGGGAAATTCATCGTTGAACTGGAAGGAAACATAAACCAGTGCGGAGTTATAAAGCCCAGGCACGCTGTTAAAAAGGACGAATTTGAGAAATTTGAAAAAAGGTACTTGCCAGCCAAGAACTTCGGTATAATAATAGTATCAACCCCTGAGGGTATAATGACCCACAAGGAAGCAAAGGACAGGGGCATCGGCGGCAGACTGCTGGCATACGTCTACTAG
- a CDS encoding 50S ribosomal protein L6, which translates to MVLAALIREEIPIPEDVDVTIDGEVRVKGPMGELSRKFNHSEISMSMEDDKIVLEVNFPKKKDKAMVGTVKAHINNMIKGVTEGFTYRMKIVYAHFPMSVKVAGDSVVIENFLGERHPRRARIVGDTKVQVKGDEVEVSGINKEDVGQTMANIEQATRIKGRDPRVFQDGIYLVSKE; encoded by the coding sequence ATGGTTCTAGCAGCTCTAATTCGGGAGGAAATCCCTATCCCTGAGGATGTAGACGTCACCATTGATGGTGAAGTCCGTGTTAAGGGACCCATGGGTGAACTTTCCCGAAAATTCAACCATTCAGAGATTTCAATGTCAATGGAAGACGATAAGATTGTCCTTGAAGTTAACTTCCCAAAGAAGAAGGACAAGGCAATGGTGGGAACGGTGAAGGCCCACATAAACAACATGATAAAGGGTGTTACCGAGGGCTTCACCTACCGTATGAAGATAGTCTACGCCCACTTCCCGATGAGCGTGAAGGTGGCAGGGGATAGTGTTGTAATAGAAAACTTCCTTGGTGAGCGCCACCCAAGAAGGGCCAGGATAGTTGGAGATACAAAGGTCCAGGTCAAGGGAGATGAGGTTGAAGTAAGCGGCATCAACAAGGAAGACGTTGGTCAGACAATGGCAAACATCGAACAGGCCACAAGGATTAAGGGAAGGGACCCAAGGGTATTCCAGGACGGCATATACCTTGTGAGCAAGGAATAG
- a CDS encoding 50S ribosomal protein L32e, translated as MKKKFKRQEYARYKKLGEKWRRPRGRTSKMRRYEKGKPAMPAIGYRKPRAGRGLHPSGYEDVLISSLSELEALEPEKQAARIASTVGARKKTLMLEKARELGINVLNP; from the coding sequence ATGAAGAAAAAATTTAAAAGACAGGAATACGCCCGATACAAAAAACTAGGGGAAAAATGGAGGAGGCCCAGGGGAAGAACAAGCAAAATGAGGAGATACGAAAAGGGAAAACCAGCAATGCCTGCAATAGGCTACAGAAAACCCCGGGCAGGCAGGGGTCTCCATCCATCAGGGTATGAGGATGTCCTGATATCCAGCCTCAGCGAACTTGAGGCACTGGAACCTGAGAAACAGGCAGCGAGGATAGCCTCAACAGTAGGGGCCAGAAAAAAGACCCTGATGCTTGAAAAGGCAAGGGAACTCGGCATCAATGTACTCAACCCATAA